From uncultured Draconibacterium sp.:
CTCGGTACTAGACACCGATTTTACTGCCGACCTTACCATAATTGAAGAAGGAACCGAGTTACTTACCCGCCTTAAAAAAGCACTTGTAGATAAAGACGAATCGGTAACATTGCCGATGGCAACTTCATGTTCTCCGGGGTGGATAAAATACATTGAACACATGTTCCCCGAGCATTTAAATAATCTTTCTACCTGTAAATCGCCACAACAAATGTTTGGTGCTTTGGTAAAAACATATTACGCCAATGCCCGCAATATTAAACCGGAAAATATTGTATCGGTATCAATTATGCCATGTACAGCGAAAAAATACGAAGCTTTCCGTCCTGAAATGCATGATAGTGGTTACCGCGATGTTGATTATGTATTAACAACACGTGAGCTGGCCATTTTAATTAAACAGGCAGGTTTAGATTTTAATAAGCTGGAACCGGCAAAATATGATCGTTTGATGGGCGAATCATCAGGTGCCGCAGTAATTTTTGGAGCCACCGGTGGTGTTATGGAAGCAGCTTTGCGTACCGCTTACGAAATTGTAACCGGCCGCGAAGTTCCATTCGAGAACCTGAATATCACCCCGGTTAGGGGAATAGAAGGAATTCGCGAGGCTTCAATAAAAATTGAGAATCCGGTTAAAGAATGGGCATTTCTCGATGGTGTTGAACTAAAATGTGCTGTTGCACACGGATTAATCAATGCTAAAAAAGTTATGGATTCAGTAAGAGCTGGCACTGCCGATTATCATTTTATTGAATTTATGGCCTGCCCCGGCGGTTGCCTTGGTGGAGGCGGGCAGCCTATTCCTACCAATCCTGAAATCAGGAAGAAGCGTGCCGAGGCTATTTATGCCGAAGATGAAGGTCTGCCAATTCGTAAATCGCATGATAATCCGGAAATTAAAAAGCTATATAAAGATTTCCTGAAAGAACCATTGGGAGAAGTTTCGCATCATCTGCTGCATACGAAATATACAAAACGTGAAAGGTATTAAACACTAACCTAACTTTTATTAAAATCCGGTATCTTTGATACCGGATTTTTTATGGAGCAATTTACCCGATATATGAATTCCCCCATTGGCTGGCTCAAACTTCAGTCGACTGAAACAGATTTAACATCAGTGAGTTTCGATTCTAAAAAGGCTGAAAATTCAGCTGTGCAACCAACGATTCTTGAAGAAACCGAAAGTCAACTGAATGAATATTTTGCCGGCGAAAGAAAACATTTCAAACTGCAGCTTGCTCCTGAAGGAACAGAATTTCAGAAAAAAATATGGCTACTGGTTGAGAAAGTGGCATTCGGAAAAACAAGCAGCTACCTCGAAATTGCAAAACAGTCGGGATCGGAAAAAAATACACGTGCAGTAGGATTGGCTAACGGGAAAAATCCTATCCCCATAATTATTCCCTGCCACCGAATTATTGGCAGTTCAGGAAAATTAACCGGTTACGCCGGTGGACTGGAACGAAAACGCTGGTTGCTAAATCACGAGCTGGCAAACACCCCATGTGCGGATCGATTATTCTAACACAGGGAATATTGTCCCAAAATGAACTTCGCCGCCAGAAATCACTCACATCCCAAATCATTGTATTTCTGCGCCTTAATATTACTGGCATATACTTTGTTTGAATGCTACTGAAATCAGGAAGATAAAAAATAAGGAAACTGACATAAGTTAACCTTGTGAAAATGGAACTCAATTTTGGGTTCCATTTTCTTTTGCAGGAAATCTGATATATCTTATATTCACAAAAAAAAATTTATGCATAAAAAGTTAAGCCTGGTTGTGCTGTTGGTTTTTCTACTTGGGATTTCTTTCGCCCAGGATAGATATACTGCCGACATATTTGATGAAATAAGGGTGGAAACAGCAACCTATGCAACAAAAGATGGTGAAAATCTGGACATGGATATTTACCTTCCACAAAACGATTATGAGCCCGAACGTGCGACCATTATTTATGTACACGGCGGCGGTTTTAGCGGCGGACAAAGAGACGGTGAAAATATTAAAGCGTTTTGCACCCGTTTGGCTAATTACGGCTATGTGGTGGCATCTATATCCTACCGATTAACACGAAAAGGAACACCCGAAGGATTTGGCTGCGATTGTCCGGCTACCGACAAGCTTAACACCATTTATGCTGCCAGCGAAGATCTGCAGGATGCTGCTTTCTTTTTAATCGAAAACCGTCATCAGTATTCAATTAATCCGCAACAAATAATATTATCGGGAAGTAGTGCCGGAGCCGAAACAGTTTTATACACCGCCTATCAACCTCCTTATTGTTACGGTTTAGACTCGGGGCCGGTGTCGTTTGCCGGAGTAATTGGCATGGCCGGAGCCATACCTGACACAACAGCAATTTATGATGAATCGGCAATCCCGTCACTTTTATTTCACGGAACCGACGACAATCTTGTTCCATATGGCACTGCGCCTCACCATTACTGCGATGAAGACTCGGAAGGTTACTGGATTTTACATGGCTCAGAAACCATTGCCGAAAAACTTGACCAACTGGAAGTTCCTTACTGGTTGCACACATCGTGTGGAGCTGCTCATGAAATAAATATCTCGCCGGTTAATGATTATTTCGATGAGATTATTGAATTTTGCAGTGAGTTTGCCATTGAAAAAAATGGCGACCAGCGACATACAATTATCGAAGGAAAACAAAACGCAGAAAAATACGCAATTTATAACTACTGTTCCGAATGAAACGCATAATTTTAAGCATCCTAATCATTTTTCCATCAATGCTATTTGCACAGCAAATAAATGTAATGACTTTCAATATACGGTTAAACACAGCCAGCGATGGAATTAATGCCTGGCCAAATCGTATTGAAATGGTAAACGGCCTACTGAATTTTTACGAGCCTGGGATTTTTGGTTTGCAGGAAGCGTTATACAATCAGCTTTTAGACATTGAAAAAGGAGTGCCGGAATACAAATGGTTTGGCGTAGGCCGCGACGATGGCGATAAAGCAGGTGAGTTCATGCCGATCTTTTACAACACCAAAAAATTTATTTTAGAAGAAAAAGGACACTTCTGGCTCTCGGAAAACTGTGATGAACCGGGATTGGGGTGGGATGCTGCCTGTAACCGTATTGTTACCTGGGGAAAATTCAAATCGAAAGTAACCGGTAAGAAATTCTTCGTTTTTAATACGCATTTCGACCATGTGGGTGTGGAAGCACGAAAAAATTCGGCAAAACTGATTCATGAAAAAATGGAAGAATTTACAGCGGGCTCAGGTTTATCGGTAATTCTAATGGGTGACTTTAATCTAACTCCGGAGACACAACCAATAGCACTGATAAAAGGTTACATTAACGATAGCCGCGAAGTTACACAAGAACCACCGTACGGACCGGTTGGTACTTATAATGGTTTTAAACCGGGCAGTGAAGGTGATAACCGCATCGATTATATTTTTGTGAACGATAAAATTAAAGTGTTAAAATATGCGGCAATTAGCGACACTTACGAAAACCGATCTCCGTCTGATCATTTACCGGTATTTGTGCAGATACAGTTAAAATAAGAGAAATGGTTCTCGTAGCTTACGTTGATTTTCGCAGATTAATCTCCGATAAGATTCAGCGAAATCTGCGAGAAATATATTTAATCCGAATCATCCAGTTCAAAAATTTCATTCACTGGCTTTTCAAATATTTTCGAGATTTTAAGTGCCAAAACAGTTGAGGGTACATACCTCCCCTTTTCAATCGAATTAATGGTTTGGCGCGAAACACCAATCAACTTTGCCAAATCGTCTTGTGTGAGGTTTTTGATCGCACGTTCTATTTTTAGCCTATTCTGCACTTCGTATTTTTGATTTGGTAACGTAATAATTCAATAAATATATTAACAACATAAATGTAATCACCTGAATGGCAGGGACCAATTCAAACTCATCGCCATGAATAAATTCAATGGCTGTAAAAATAAACACATAAGCGAAACCAAGAACTGTACTCCGATAAAACGATTTTAACCGAATAAGATTAGACATCTCATCTTCCTGTTTATCACGCGAGAAACAAATCAGAAATAGACCTAAATTTACAACTGTTAATCCAAGGTAGTTTTTACCTTCAATAAGCAAATTGGCATAAAATGGAATAGTAGCCGACAATAGCACAATAACAATTCCAACGATTTTTATCCAACGGGGAAATAATTTTAACTTTTTAAAAACCTCGTATTCACTCTTATCTCTAAAAAGCCACAAAAACATGCCGAGAAAAACAATTGCAGCAATTAGAAAGATTATTGATTTTGGGTCCATAATTAATTATTTTCTTTTCGTAGTTTATAAAGGGTAAAATAAAAGTAGAGGGTTGCAATTAATAATCCTCCAAACATAAATGCCTGAATGATAAAATTACTCCAATTCCCTCCATCCGAATCAGCAACATGCACGGCACCAAATGCACAAACCATTGCCACAAAACTGACAAAAGAATAAGT
This genomic window contains:
- a CDS encoding NADH-dependent [FeFe] hydrogenase, group A6; amino-acid sequence: MSKKLNITINGFPVEIATGKTILEAAEEQGITIPTLCHHKDLCVAGNCRVCVVEVTGQNRLSAACATPCEEGMEILTNSLKVRNSRKQIIELLLAEHNADCTKCYRNGNCELQTLASEYKIMTQDFLELVPLKQYSIDAYSPSIMKDDSKCIRCQRCVRTCAELQGVNALTVAHKGDKMKITTFFEKAMRDVVCTNCGQCVNHCPTGALVEKNYIEEVWEAIANPNKHVVVQTAPAVRVGLGEELGLKPGKRVTGQMVAALKRLGFDSVLDTDFTADLTIIEEGTELLTRLKKALVDKDESVTLPMATSCSPGWIKYIEHMFPEHLNNLSTCKSPQQMFGALVKTYYANARNIKPENIVSVSIMPCTAKKYEAFRPEMHDSGYRDVDYVLTTRELAILIKQAGLDFNKLEPAKYDRLMGESSGAAVIFGATGGVMEAALRTAYEIVTGREVPFENLNITPVRGIEGIREASIKIENPVKEWAFLDGVELKCAVAHGLINAKKVMDSVRAGTADYHFIEFMACPGGCLGGGGQPIPTNPEIRKKRAEAIYAEDEGLPIRKSHDNPEIKKLYKDFLKEPLGEVSHHLLHTKYTKRERY
- a CDS encoding methylated-DNA--[protein]-cysteine S-methyltransferase, which translates into the protein MEQFTRYMNSPIGWLKLQSTETDLTSVSFDSKKAENSAVQPTILEETESQLNEYFAGERKHFKLQLAPEGTEFQKKIWLLVEKVAFGKTSSYLEIAKQSGSEKNTRAVGLANGKNPIPIIIPCHRIIGSSGKLTGYAGGLERKRWLLNHELANTPCADRLF
- a CDS encoding alpha/beta hydrolase, which codes for MHKKLSLVVLLVFLLGISFAQDRYTADIFDEIRVETATYATKDGENLDMDIYLPQNDYEPERATIIYVHGGGFSGGQRDGENIKAFCTRLANYGYVVASISYRLTRKGTPEGFGCDCPATDKLNTIYAASEDLQDAAFFLIENRHQYSINPQQIILSGSSAGAETVLYTAYQPPYCYGLDSGPVSFAGVIGMAGAIPDTTAIYDESAIPSLLFHGTDDNLVPYGTAPHHYCDEDSEGYWILHGSETIAEKLDQLEVPYWLHTSCGAAHEINISPVNDYFDEIIEFCSEFAIEKNGDQRHTIIEGKQNAEKYAIYNYCSE
- a CDS encoding endonuclease/exonuclease/phosphatase family protein; its protein translation is MKRIILSILIIFPSMLFAQQINVMTFNIRLNTASDGINAWPNRIEMVNGLLNFYEPGIFGLQEALYNQLLDIEKGVPEYKWFGVGRDDGDKAGEFMPIFYNTKKFILEEKGHFWLSENCDEPGLGWDAACNRIVTWGKFKSKVTGKKFFVFNTHFDHVGVEARKNSAKLIHEKMEEFTAGSGLSVILMGDFNLTPETQPIALIKGYINDSREVTQEPPYGPVGTYNGFKPGSEGDNRIDYIFVNDKIKVLKYAAISDTYENRSPSDHLPVFVQIQLK
- a CDS encoding helix-turn-helix transcriptional regulator; amino-acid sequence: MQNRLKIERAIKNLTQDDLAKLIGVSRQTINSIEKGRYVPSTVLALKISKIFEKPVNEIFELDDSD